A portion of the Streptomyces platensis genome contains these proteins:
- a CDS encoding DUF4142 domain-containing protein has translation MRSILSNSATSGRTIATGLVVAALVATLAALLLPVQLFGETASAATNTVTYDDDGGGTVSTRYGPLTAMDRDFVRKVRLAGLWELPAGRQAQERGQTAAVRSAGAILVAGHTELDRRSIEAGRALGISLPNQPNADQQGWLAQMNAAQGDDFAPTFAELLRRAHGKVFGLVALVRDQTKNSMVRALANRANDVVLQHITALEKTGGVDFNTLHSS, from the coding sequence GTGCGGTCCATCCTCAGCAATTCCGCAACATCCGGGCGGACCATCGCCACCGGACTGGTCGTGGCCGCGCTCGTGGCCACGCTCGCGGCGCTGCTGCTGCCCGTCCAGCTCTTCGGTGAGACCGCGTCCGCGGCGACCAACACCGTCACCTACGACGATGACGGCGGCGGCACGGTGAGCACCCGGTACGGTCCGCTGACCGCCATGGACCGGGACTTCGTGCGCAAGGTCAGACTCGCCGGCCTGTGGGAACTGCCCGCCGGCCGCCAGGCGCAGGAACGCGGGCAGACCGCGGCGGTCCGCTCAGCGGGCGCCATCCTCGTCGCCGGGCACACCGAGCTGGACCGGCGGTCGATCGAGGCCGGGCGGGCGCTGGGCATCTCCCTGCCCAACCAGCCCAACGCCGACCAGCAGGGCTGGCTCGCGCAGATGAACGCCGCCCAGGGTGACGACTTCGCCCCGACGTTCGCCGAGCTGCTGCGCCGCGCCCACGGCAAGGTCTTCGGCCTGGTGGCCCTGGTCCGCGACCAGACCAAGAACTCGATGGTGCGCGCCCTGGCGAACCGGGCCAACGACGTCGTCCTGCAGCACATCACGGCGCTGGAGAAGACCGGTGGCGTCGACTTCAACACGCTGCACAGCAGCTAG
- a CDS encoding SCO0930 family lipoprotein: MINRRRAALAAAAVATLALTTACGSSGTQSAPGTTSADNVQPAGQGTSDYGYGSSGGGSGSGGQAGGTDTAAGKAPKAAPAGKLALHQDAKIGTVVADSKGMTLYRFDKDTPDPAKSNCNGSCATTWPPVPADGATAPSGIDKSKLGSVTRADGVKQLTIAGWPAYRYIKDTKAGDTKGQGVGGTWNALAPDGKKAGAQEPSDVSVFNHPDLGGILVDGKGRTLYRFNKDSAWPMKFGCNDACLETWKPAKPADRSKLNGIAPKLISTVTRPDGTRQLAVDCWPVYWFTGDEQPGDINGQGKMGLWFAVSKEGKKITTTPEG; encoded by the coding sequence ATGATCAATCGACGTCGTGCGGCGCTCGCGGCCGCGGCGGTCGCCACCCTGGCGCTGACCACCGCCTGCGGCAGCAGCGGCACCCAGAGCGCCCCCGGCACCACCAGCGCGGACAACGTCCAGCCCGCCGGCCAGGGCACCAGCGACTACGGCTACGGCTCCTCCGGCGGCGGCTCGGGCTCCGGCGGCCAGGCGGGCGGCACCGACACCGCCGCCGGCAAGGCCCCCAAGGCCGCGCCCGCCGGGAAGCTCGCCCTGCACCAGGACGCCAAGATCGGCACGGTGGTCGCCGACTCCAAGGGCATGACCCTCTACCGCTTCGACAAGGACACCCCGGACCCCGCCAAGTCCAACTGCAACGGGTCCTGCGCCACCACCTGGCCGCCGGTCCCCGCCGACGGCGCCACCGCCCCGTCCGGTATCGACAAGAGCAAGCTGGGCTCGGTCACCCGCGCCGACGGCGTCAAGCAGCTCACCATCGCCGGCTGGCCCGCCTACCGCTACATCAAGGACACCAAGGCCGGTGACACCAAGGGCCAGGGCGTCGGCGGCACCTGGAACGCGCTGGCCCCCGACGGCAAGAAGGCCGGCGCCCAGGAGCCCAGCGACGTCTCGGTGTTCAACCACCCCGACCTCGGCGGCATCCTCGTCGACGGCAAGGGCCGCACCCTCTACCGCTTCAACAAGGACAGCGCCTGGCCGATGAAGTTCGGCTGCAACGACGCCTGCCTGGAGACCTGGAAGCCCGCCAAGCCCGCCGACCGCTCCAAGCTCAACGGCATCGCCCCCAAGCTCATCAGCACCGTCACCCGCCCCGACGGCACCCGCCAGCTGGCCGTCGACTGCTGGCCCGTCTACTGGTTCACCGGCGACGAGCAGCCCGGTGACATCAACGGCCAGGGCAAGATGGGCCTGTGGTTCGCGGTCTCCAAGGAGGGCAAGAAGATCACGACGACGCCGGAGGGCTGA
- a CDS encoding NADH-quinone oxidoreductase subunit NuoF family protein, with translation MTAPAPTQLLPALAETEPVPTLASFGPPRLLAGLDEIPRMDRVAHLSRHGSLPQLTPQELVALAEDIDLRGRGGAGFPFARKLTAVIDGMKRADGKGAVVVNGSEGEPSCLKDTALLLHAPHLVLDGALLAADALGAQEVALGVTRTDVLSSVQRAIDERGPVRPTLRVTLLTERFVTGEGSAMTNGLGGGPGLPSGRKIRSSERGLNGVPTLLSNTETYAQLAVAARLGALGYRTAGLPTEPGTLLLTVAGSRVVEVPYGVSLARVLALCGMDQGQGVLIGGYHGTFVSPADALTANLSKESLAEYNAVLGAGAVLPIPYDTCPAGETVRVAQWMAAESAGQCGPCVLGLPALADQLDRAVRGGGEAALEAVQTRMRAVEKRGACSHPDGTSRFVASALRSFPEEFERHAKGFGCGRPVTGALPVTGNPPLAVTSPAPTPARPSAPPQERLLIDWTLCRGHGLCADVVPGVVKLGADGYPQSASMPLPARMRRRAQLAVRRCPALAMRVQGGN, from the coding sequence ATGACCGCCCCCGCTCCCACCCAACTGCTGCCGGCTCTCGCCGAGACGGAGCCCGTACCGACGCTGGCGTCCTTCGGGCCGCCGCGGCTGCTGGCCGGCCTCGACGAGATACCCCGCATGGACCGGGTGGCCCACCTGTCCCGGCACGGCAGTCTCCCCCAGCTCACCCCTCAGGAGCTGGTGGCGCTGGCCGAGGACATCGATCTGCGCGGCCGCGGCGGCGCGGGCTTCCCCTTCGCCCGCAAGCTGACCGCCGTCATCGACGGGATGAAGCGCGCGGACGGCAAGGGCGCGGTGGTCGTCAACGGCAGCGAGGGCGAGCCCAGTTGCCTCAAGGACACCGCGCTGCTGCTGCACGCCCCGCATCTGGTGCTCGACGGCGCGCTGCTGGCCGCCGACGCGCTCGGCGCGCAGGAGGTCGCCCTCGGGGTGACCCGTACGGACGTGCTGAGCTCCGTGCAGCGGGCCATCGACGAACGCGGTCCGGTCCGGCCGACGTTACGGGTCACCCTGCTCACCGAACGGTTCGTCACCGGCGAGGGCTCGGCCATGACGAACGGGCTGGGCGGCGGCCCCGGGCTGCCCTCCGGCCGCAAGATCCGCTCCAGCGAGCGCGGGCTGAACGGTGTGCCGACCCTGCTGTCGAACACCGAGACCTACGCCCAGCTCGCCGTGGCCGCCCGCCTCGGCGCGCTCGGCTACCGCACCGCGGGCCTGCCCACCGAGCCCGGCACGCTGCTGCTGACGGTCGCCGGCAGCCGGGTCGTGGAGGTCCCCTACGGGGTCTCGCTGGCCCGGGTCCTGGCGCTGTGCGGGATGGACCAGGGGCAGGGCGTGCTGATCGGCGGCTACCACGGCACCTTCGTGTCCCCGGCCGACGCGCTGACCGCGAACCTGTCGAAGGAGTCGCTGGCCGAGTACAACGCGGTGCTCGGCGCCGGGGCGGTGCTGCCGATCCCGTACGACACCTGTCCGGCGGGCGAGACGGTCCGCGTCGCCCAGTGGATGGCCGCCGAGTCGGCCGGCCAGTGCGGCCCCTGTGTGCTCGGCCTGCCCGCGCTCGCCGACCAGCTCGACCGCGCTGTACGGGGCGGCGGGGAGGCCGCCCTGGAGGCCGTACAGACCCGGATGCGGGCCGTGGAGAAGCGCGGCGCCTGCAGCCACCCTGACGGCACCTCACGCTTCGTCGCCTCGGCCCTGCGGTCCTTCCCCGAGGAGTTCGAGCGGCATGCGAAGGGCTTCGGCTGCGGCCGCCCGGTGACCGGTGCGCTGCCGGTCACCGGGAACCCGCCGCTGGCGGTCACCTCCCCCGCGCCCACCCCGGCGCGGCCGTCCGCGCCCCCGCAGGAACGGCTGCTGATCGACTGGACGCTGTGCCGCGGCCACGGCCTGTGCGCCGATGTCGTGCCCGGCGTCGTGAAGCTCGGCGCGGACGGCTATCCGCAGTCCGCCAGCATGCCGCTGCCGGCCCGGATGCGGCGCCGCGCGCAGCTCGCGGTGCGCCGCTGCCCCGCACTGGCGATGCGGGTGCAGGGCGGCAACTGA
- a CDS encoding PucR family transcriptional regulator: MPSVVTPMPVARARQDLFDVLAGQRDVPEDGLHELARAAGWPVPDTLQAVVLATPAEAAQLAAALGHALIGNVEGYTCLFVPDPATQTRARLEAALKGRPAAVGHVVPATDTASSLRWARYLLTLAPSRVGPESRPAFVDDHLSALLLLQDESLADALTSRWLGPLEELTPRQSERLEVTLLAWLEGGGAPEAAKLLHVHPQTVRYRLRQIEKLFGPVLRDPRTRFELEMALRSRRLMAHVRSYRARAGRRARAVASSIRPLGMAREARVNGL; encoded by the coding sequence GTGCCCTCAGTTGTCACTCCGATGCCGGTGGCCCGGGCCCGCCAGGACCTGTTCGACGTGCTCGCCGGCCAACGCGACGTACCCGAGGACGGGTTGCACGAACTGGCCCGCGCCGCGGGCTGGCCGGTGCCCGACACTCTCCAGGCCGTCGTCCTCGCCACCCCCGCCGAGGCAGCCCAACTCGCCGCGGCACTGGGGCATGCCCTCATCGGCAACGTCGAGGGCTACACCTGTCTGTTCGTCCCCGACCCGGCCACCCAGACCCGGGCCCGCCTGGAGGCGGCGCTCAAGGGCCGCCCGGCGGCGGTCGGGCACGTGGTGCCGGCCACCGACACGGCGTCCTCGCTGCGGTGGGCCCGGTATCTGCTGACGCTGGCCCCGAGCCGGGTCGGCCCGGAGTCGCGGCCCGCGTTCGTCGACGACCACCTGTCGGCGCTGCTGCTGCTCCAGGACGAGTCGCTGGCGGACGCGCTGACGTCCCGCTGGCTCGGCCCGCTGGAGGAGCTGACACCCCGGCAGAGCGAACGGCTCGAAGTCACGCTGCTGGCGTGGCTGGAGGGCGGCGGAGCACCCGAGGCCGCCAAGCTGCTGCATGTGCACCCGCAGACGGTCCGGTACCGCCTGCGCCAGATCGAGAAGCTCTTCGGGCCGGTGCTGCGTGACCCGCGTACCCGCTTCGAGCTGGAGATGGCGCTGCGCAGCCGGCGTCTGATGGCCCATGTCCGCAGCTACCGCGCCCGGGCCGGCCGCCGCGCCCGCGCCGTCGCGTCCTCCATACGTCCCCTCGGCATGGCCCGTGAGGCCCGCGTCAACGGTCTTTGA
- a CDS encoding AMP-dependent synthetase/ligase — MRDISVPALAAPLRSGGLADSVFDTAAHQPDFAQLARRDDHTPGDWQEVSAAEFRDEVMALARGLLADGIRPGTRVALMSRTRYEWTLFSYALWAIGGQLVPVYPTASAEQLRCILAGAKVTAIVVENEAQAMTVAEACDTRAMLRRLWQLDLDCVRRLTEEGTRLTEADVHRLRHAVGPGDIAAIVYTSGTTGRPRGCVITHANLAAGCDTLYAGWGGLLAAPGERPSLLAFLPFAHIYGLMVQVACLRGGVKLAHQPDATSDELLPALASFRPTFLFAVPYVFEKICARARQAAEQAGRRRTFDAAMTVAVRYAEALAAEAQGTGRGPDPFLRARHALYDRLVYSRIRELLGGRVRTAVSGGSPLLRELGLLFAGAGITVYDGYGLTETSGAITVQPPGRVRFGTVGLPLPGSAVHLALDGEVWVRGAVVFAGYLDEADAPDSGLYDGWLATGDLGHLDEDGYLVITGRKKDIIITSNGKSVAPQGLEQRLCAHPLISQCVVVGDNRPYVTALITLDPEALEHWHHLREEPGTGSEAPTPEEQLQAEVRRAVARANASVSRAESIRAFRVLPGEFSQEAGLVTPSLKLRRAAIVERYAAEIDALYAQGRREEPETRQERRRWAAAGLYAR; from the coding sequence GTGCGCGACATCAGCGTCCCGGCCCTGGCGGCCCCACTACGGAGCGGCGGTCTTGCCGACTCCGTCTTCGACACCGCCGCCCACCAGCCGGATTTCGCTCAGCTCGCCCGCCGCGACGACCACACACCCGGCGACTGGCAGGAGGTGTCGGCGGCGGAATTCCGTGACGAGGTCATGGCCCTGGCCAGGGGGCTGCTGGCGGACGGGATACGGCCCGGTACCCGGGTCGCGCTGATGTCCCGTACGCGCTACGAGTGGACCTTGTTCAGTTATGCGCTGTGGGCGATCGGCGGGCAGCTCGTCCCGGTCTATCCGACCGCCTCGGCCGAGCAGCTGCGCTGCATCCTCGCCGGGGCGAAGGTCACCGCGATCGTCGTCGAGAACGAGGCACAGGCGATGACCGTCGCGGAGGCCTGCGACACCCGGGCCATGCTGCGCCGGCTGTGGCAGCTGGACCTGGACTGCGTCCGGCGGCTGACGGAGGAGGGCACCCGGCTGACCGAGGCCGATGTGCACCGGCTGCGGCACGCGGTCGGCCCGGGCGACATCGCGGCGATCGTGTACACGTCGGGGACCACCGGCCGGCCGCGCGGCTGCGTGATCACCCACGCCAACCTCGCCGCGGGGTGCGACACCCTCTACGCGGGCTGGGGCGGGCTGCTGGCCGCGCCCGGCGAACGCCCGTCGCTGCTGGCCTTCCTGCCGTTCGCGCACATCTACGGGCTGATGGTGCAGGTGGCGTGTCTGCGCGGCGGGGTGAAACTCGCCCATCAGCCCGATGCCACCTCGGACGAACTGCTGCCGGCGCTCGCCTCGTTCCGTCCGACGTTCCTGTTCGCGGTGCCGTACGTCTTCGAGAAGATCTGCGCCCGCGCCCGGCAGGCCGCGGAACAGGCGGGCCGGCGGCGGACGTTCGACGCGGCGATGACCGTCGCGGTGCGCTACGCGGAGGCCCTCGCGGCGGAGGCGCAGGGCACCGGGCGCGGCCCCGACCCGTTCCTGCGGGCCCGGCACGCGCTCTACGACCGGCTGGTGTACTCCCGCATCCGGGAGCTGCTGGGCGGGCGGGTGCGCACGGCGGTCTCCGGCGGCTCACCGCTGCTGCGGGAGCTGGGCCTGCTCTTCGCCGGCGCCGGGATCACCGTCTACGACGGCTACGGCCTGACGGAGACCAGCGGCGCGATCACCGTCCAGCCGCCCGGCCGGGTGCGCTTCGGGACGGTGGGCCTGCCGCTGCCGGGCAGCGCGGTGCATCTGGCGCTGGACGGCGAGGTGTGGGTGCGCGGCGCGGTGGTCTTCGCCGGCTATCTCGACGAGGCGGACGCACCGGACAGCGGGCTCTACGACGGCTGGCTGGCGACCGGCGACCTCGGACACCTGGACGAGGACGGCTATCTCGTCATCACCGGCCGCAAGAAGGACATCATCATCACCAGCAACGGCAAGAGCGTGGCCCCGCAGGGGCTGGAGCAGCGGCTGTGCGCCCATCCGCTGATCTCACAGTGTGTGGTGGTCGGCGACAACCGGCCGTATGTGACCGCGCTGATCACGCTGGACCCGGAGGCCCTGGAGCACTGGCACCACCTGCGCGAGGAGCCGGGCACCGGCAGCGAGGCGCCGACGCCGGAGGAGCAGCTCCAGGCGGAGGTGCGGCGGGCGGTGGCACGGGCGAACGCGTCGGTGTCCCGGGCCGAGTCGATCCGCGCCTTCCGGGTGCTGCCGGGCGAGTTCAGCCAGGAGGCCGGGCTGGTGACGCCGTCGCTGAAGCTGCGGCGGGCGGCGATCGTGGAGCGGTACGCGGCCGAGATCGACGCGCTGTACGCCCAGGGACGGCGGGAGGAGCCCGAGACCCGCCAGGAACGGCGCAGATGGGCGGCGGCGGGCCTCTACGCGCGCTGA
- a CDS encoding YidC/Oxa1 family membrane protein insertase — translation MSMFGFLGDALAHGAQAIAPLFGTAAMAAAIVLFTLGVRAALHPLARAAARGEKARTALAPQLAELQRKHKGNPERLQKAMTDLYAETGSSPLAGCLPTLLQLPVFFVMYHLFSTGGGDLLDHTLLGAPLGGHWTEALAHGGVLGPQGLVYAGLFVLVAAVATWNFRRARATMAKAPQPAAGSAAMPGMSSMAKVMPLLSFGTLITVAVVPLAAGLYMVTTTTWTACERALLHRERGRGAAETGAADAVAAPGKAKAAEAKVAAVKGKAASVVGQPSTAAAAAPGSAAADGVSGEGAPRQRAAQQRADRRTPKSRAARQRAARARANSRTRGNSGAGSRPADEAAPHSGGTTPDPLTTTPR, via the coding sequence ATGTCCATGTTCGGCTTCCTCGGCGATGCGCTGGCGCACGGCGCCCAGGCGATCGCCCCGCTCTTCGGCACCGCGGCCATGGCCGCCGCCATCGTTCTGTTCACCCTGGGGGTACGCGCCGCGCTGCACCCCCTCGCCCGCGCCGCGGCCCGCGGTGAGAAGGCCCGTACGGCGCTCGCCCCGCAGCTCGCCGAACTCCAGCGCAAGCACAAGGGCAACCCCGAGCGGCTCCAGAAGGCGATGACCGACCTCTACGCCGAAACCGGCTCCTCGCCGCTCGCCGGCTGCCTGCCGACGCTGCTGCAACTGCCCGTCTTCTTCGTGATGTACCACCTGTTCTCGACCGGCGGCGGCGACCTCCTCGATCACACGCTGCTGGGTGCGCCGCTCGGCGGCCACTGGACCGAGGCGCTCGCCCACGGCGGCGTCCTCGGCCCGCAGGGGCTGGTCTACGCCGGACTCTTCGTGCTGGTCGCCGCGGTCGCCACCTGGAACTTCCGGCGGGCCCGCGCCACGATGGCCAAGGCCCCGCAGCCGGCCGCGGGCAGCGCCGCCATGCCCGGGATGTCCTCCATGGCCAAGGTGATGCCGCTGCTGTCCTTCGGCACGCTGATCACGGTGGCGGTGGTGCCGCTGGCCGCCGGGCTCTACATGGTCACGACGACGACCTGGACGGCGTGCGAGCGGGCGCTGCTGCACCGGGAGCGCGGGCGCGGCGCGGCGGAGACGGGCGCGGCGGACGCGGTGGCCGCACCGGGGAAGGCGAAGGCGGCTGAGGCGAAGGTGGCTGCGGTGAAGGGGAAGGCAGCCTCCGTCGTGGGGCAGCCGTCCACGGCGGCGGCAGCGGCGCCGGGGTCCGCCGCGGCTGATGGGGTGTCGGGCGAGGGTGCCCCGCGGCAGCGTGCGGCGCAGCAGCGGGCGGACCGGCGTACGCCGAAGAGCCGCGCGGCCCGGCAGCGGGCGGCCCGCGCCCGGGCCAACTCCCGGACGAGGGGCAATTCCGGGGCCGGATCCCGCCCGGCGGATGAGGCCGCCCCGCACTCCGGCGGCACAACACCCGACCCCCTCACCACTACCCCTCGGTAA
- a CDS encoding fumarylacetoacetate hydrolase family protein — MKLLRVGPAGTERPALLDDSGTLRDLSGLVPDIDGTLLADEGELARIRTAAASGELPRLDGAGLRTGPPVARIGKIVCIGLNYHDHARETGAATPAEPILFMKAPDTVVGPDDTVLVPRDSVKTDWEVELAVVIGRTARYLETDAQALAAVAGYAVAHDVSERAFQIERGGQWDKGKNCETFNPLGPWLVTADEVPDPQNLRLRLWVNGEPKQDGTTAQQIFPVAEVVRYVSRFMTLYPGDIINTGTPAGVAMGHPDPKPYLRAGDVVELEIDGLGQQRQVLKDA, encoded by the coding sequence ATGAAGCTGCTGCGAGTCGGACCGGCGGGGACGGAACGCCCGGCGCTGCTCGACGATTCCGGGACCCTGCGGGACCTGTCGGGCCTGGTGCCGGACATCGACGGAACCCTCCTCGCCGACGAGGGAGAGCTGGCGCGGATCCGTACCGCCGCCGCCTCCGGGGAACTGCCGCGACTCGACGGGGCCGGGCTGCGCACCGGCCCGCCGGTGGCCCGGATCGGCAAGATCGTGTGCATCGGGCTGAACTACCACGACCACGCCCGGGAGACCGGCGCCGCGACCCCCGCGGAGCCGATCCTCTTCATGAAGGCCCCGGACACCGTCGTCGGCCCCGACGACACCGTGCTGGTCCCGCGGGACAGCGTGAAGACCGACTGGGAGGTGGAGCTGGCCGTCGTCATCGGCCGGACCGCCCGCTACCTGGAGACCGACGCCCAGGCACTGGCCGCGGTGGCCGGCTACGCCGTGGCGCACGACGTCTCCGAACGCGCCTTCCAGATCGAACGCGGCGGCCAGTGGGACAAGGGCAAGAACTGCGAGACCTTCAACCCCCTGGGTCCCTGGCTGGTGACCGCCGACGAGGTGCCCGACCCGCAGAACCTCCGCCTGCGGCTGTGGGTCAACGGCGAGCCGAAGCAGGACGGCACCACCGCCCAGCAGATCTTCCCGGTGGCCGAAGTGGTCCGCTACGTCAGCCGGTTCATGACCCTCTACCCGGGCGACATCATCAACACCGGCACCCCGGCCGGCGTCGCCATGGGCCACCCGGATCCCAAGCCGTATCTACGGGCCGGCGATGTCGTGGAACTGGAGATCGACGGGCTGGGCCAGCAGCGCCAGGTACTCAAGGACGCCTGA
- a CDS encoding DUF1996 domain-containing protein, with protein sequence MLIGATALLLGGGGLAVYATTALAGNNTPDAAAGHAQHTASAFTLSCPDVGERLRQVPRSAKLPVSKGLSSLDKQVHDAYHKMMGGTGDSVLTGLKTQRAKTIKMMVTAISKDAKRPGYLLKMSGCTMKPVTEGAGAGGNDSTKSVQDGWYQGQTQNQTQGQTQGQSQDPGQVQGQVGGQAQDGGQQDQNGGQQQGQPGGPSPDDFVDINNVQPNADAPPFAAPQGGNASTGTFVTECGRNEDGHFNSDNVIVTPGVSNGAHHTHDYVGNKATDAFADDNKLAASGTTCDNGDQSTHYWPVLRKLDGNAEQKPGAAQDANVGTTLTPATVTLTFRGSQSGEVRAMPRFLKIITGDAKAFTNGTKNANASWSCTGFEDRQLKDKYPLCPQGSQVVRTFAFQNCWNGRDIDSGNHRDHMAFSDQNGNCPQGFQAVPQLVQRITYDVPQGQSFAVDSFPEQLHKPVTDHGDFINVMPDNLMSKAVDCINSGRNCT encoded by the coding sequence ATGCTGATCGGCGCCACCGCCCTGCTGCTGGGCGGCGGTGGTCTGGCCGTCTACGCCACCACGGCGCTGGCCGGCAACAACACACCGGACGCGGCGGCCGGCCATGCCCAGCACACCGCGAGCGCCTTCACCCTCTCCTGCCCCGATGTGGGCGAGCGGCTGCGCCAGGTACCCCGTAGCGCCAAGCTCCCGGTCTCCAAGGGGCTGTCCTCGCTCGACAAGCAGGTGCACGACGCGTACCACAAGATGATGGGCGGCACCGGCGACAGCGTCCTCACCGGGCTGAAGACGCAGCGCGCGAAGACCATCAAGATGATGGTCACCGCGATCTCCAAGGACGCGAAACGGCCCGGCTACCTGCTCAAGATGAGCGGCTGCACCATGAAGCCGGTCACCGAGGGCGCGGGCGCGGGCGGCAACGACTCCACGAAGTCCGTGCAGGACGGCTGGTATCAGGGCCAGACCCAGAACCAGACCCAGGGGCAGACGCAGGGCCAGTCCCAGGACCCCGGTCAGGTGCAGGGGCAGGTCGGCGGCCAGGCCCAGGACGGCGGGCAGCAGGACCAGAACGGCGGGCAGCAGCAGGGCCAGCCCGGCGGTCCGTCCCCCGACGACTTCGTCGACATCAACAACGTCCAGCCGAACGCGGACGCCCCGCCGTTCGCCGCCCCCCAGGGCGGCAACGCCTCGACCGGCACCTTCGTCACCGAGTGCGGCCGCAATGAGGACGGCCACTTCAACTCCGACAACGTCATCGTGACGCCGGGCGTCAGCAACGGCGCCCACCACACCCACGACTACGTCGGCAACAAGGCCACCGACGCCTTCGCCGACGACAACAAGCTCGCCGCCTCCGGCACCACCTGCGACAACGGCGACCAGTCCACCCACTACTGGCCGGTGCTGCGCAAGCTCGACGGCAACGCGGAGCAGAAGCCGGGCGCCGCGCAGGACGCCAACGTCGGCACGACGCTGACGCCGGCGACGGTGACCCTGACCTTCCGGGGCAGCCAGTCCGGCGAGGTCCGGGCGATGCCGCGCTTCCTGAAGATCATCACCGGCGACGCCAAGGCGTTCACCAACGGCACGAAGAACGCCAACGCCTCCTGGAGCTGCACCGGCTTCGAGGACCGGCAGCTGAAGGACAAGTACCCGCTGTGCCCCCAGGGCTCGCAGGTCGTGCGCACCTTCGCCTTCCAGAACTGCTGGAACGGCCGCGACATCGACAGCGGCAACCACCGCGACCACATGGCGTTCTCCGACCAGAACGGCAACTGCCCGCAGGGCTTCCAGGCGGTCCCGCAGCTCGTCCAGCGGATCACCTACGACGTCCCGCAGGGCCAGAGCTTCGCGGTGGACAGCTTCCCCGAACAGCTGCACAAACCGGTGACCGACCACGGTGACTTCATCAACGTGATGCCGGACAACCTGATGAGCAAGGCGGTCGACTGCATCAACAGCGGCCGCAACTGCACCTGA
- a CDS encoding DUF6412 domain-containing protein produces the protein MYRIVDAWRLHTSALLFVLAGFLVTQTGLTTALTAAATTTALLLLCRAFLIAACARPVPPGRIRTAIRDRERRTAFLPQRDPDAAGRPRPRAPGRPLPTAA, from the coding sequence ATGTACCGCATCGTCGATGCCTGGCGCCTGCACACCTCGGCACTCCTCTTCGTCCTGGCCGGCTTCCTGGTCACCCAGACCGGTCTGACCACGGCTCTGACCGCCGCCGCGACCACCACCGCGCTGCTGCTCCTGTGCCGCGCCTTCCTGATCGCGGCCTGCGCGCGGCCGGTACCGCCGGGCCGGATCCGTACGGCCATCCGCGACCGTGAGCGGCGCACGGCATTCCTGCCCCAACGTGATCCCGACGCGGCCGGCCGCCCGCGTCCCCGGGCACCGGGCCGTCCCCTCCCGACGGCCGCGTAG